From the genome of Eucalyptus grandis isolate ANBG69807.140 chromosome 2, ASM1654582v1, whole genome shotgun sequence, one region includes:
- the LOC104435657 gene encoding receptor-like protein EIX1, which translates to MGSLGISNGCGASCCCSEVGAVVALMCRCAGSPMAPQQKLLPLKANGISSNTTNCPVKERRALLKLKAGLKDPSGWLSSWTGRDCCEWVGVCCDNDTGRVVKLDLRSPDICGDIVDDDDGAPESALEDYKPMCLSGQVSPSLLALKYLTYLDLSHNNFQGNPIPSFIGSLKTLTYLNLSQASFGGLVPPQLGNLSNLRYLDLTFNFYSRQELRVSDLNWLSGLFSLNYLNLEGVDLRKGSARWLENVNMLPSLMELHLEDCQLSEFPESLSFVNFTSLSVLDLSFNNFNSTMPQWVFNITTLLELTLIHSELKGSIPAVAEGALCKLRKIIFSLNSLTGNISELAVGLSGCNNSNLEELDLSTNEFNGPLPDSLGLHRCLRVLRLYQNSFWGPIPSTLGNLSRLVELDLSFNNMNGTIPESIGQLSKLTTLGLYSNSWEGLVTESHLRSLKELEILKISSYRGSSLKFRSTHGWVPEFNLSLIAIENCQLGPEFPKWLKNQKKLSSMTLSGAAISGTVPDWLWKLSQQLQILDLSENQMVGKLPRFLEFDFGALVNLASNRLEGSFPLWSDVIALSLRNNLISGPIPANVNRHMSALVLLDVSNNSLTGDLPSSVSRLENLIFLDLSNNALSGDIYAGWNIMPGMTILDLSKNNFSGHIPCQMCSLLPSLEWLKLSTNNISGELPSFLLNCTRLHTLDLGENRLHGVIPQWTEKSLNTLSELILRSNSLSGRIPEQLCNSLNLHVLDLANNDLFGPIPRCFGNMSGMKSLEPHSWSPRSYKSLYFGSIELSMKGRLMEYFKLIPLVNMIDLSRNNLSGEIPPEISNLSTLKALILSNNRLTGNIPSNISELKQLETLDLSFNHLSGQIPPGMSSMTFLNSLNLSYNNLDGEIPGGTQFTTFYPSSFEGNLGLRGLPLLRNCSAPGPDAPKHGKDKGNEEDDHGELWFYASIVLGFLVGFWSVCGTLVIKRSWRQAYFRFADKIKDKLYLTVQLKIARLRRNWENGT; encoded by the exons ATGGGTAGCTTGGGGATTAGCAATGGATGTGGAGCAAGTTGCTGTTGCAGTGAGGTTGGGGCGGTGGTGGCACTGATGTGTCGCTGTGCTGGCAGTCCGATGGCGCCGCAGCAGAAG CTTCTTCCCCTTAAAGCCAATGGAATAAGCTCCAACACCACCAATTGCCCTGTAAAGGAAAGACGAGCCCTCTTGAAACTCAAAGCTGGTCTCAAAGACCCTTCCGGCTGGCTCTCTTCCTGGACTGGCCGCGATTGCTGCGAATGGGTTGGCGTGTGCTGTGACAACGACACGGGCCGTGTTGTGAAGTTGGATCTCAGAAGCCCCGACATATGCGGTGACATTGTAGATGACGACGACGGTGCTCCTGAATCTGCACTAGAAGATTACAAGCCGATGTGTCTGAGCGGCCAAGTAAGTCCTTCCTTGCTTGCTTTGAAGTACTTGACTTACTTGGATCTGAGCCACAACAATTTCCAAGGCAATCCCATTCCCAGTTTCATAGGCTCTCTCAAGACGCTGACCTATCTTAATCTCTCCCAAGCATCATTTGGTGGATTAGTCCCTCCCCAATTAGGGAATCTCTCGAACTTGCGCTATCTTGACCTCACTTTCAACTTTTATTCCCGTCAAGAGCTCCGAGTGTCGGATTTAAATTGGCTTTCTGGTCTCTTTTCTTTGAACTACCTTAACTTGGAAGGCGTCGATCTCCGGAAGGGATCTGCTCGTTGGCTGGAGAACGTTAACATGCTTCCTTCTCTGATGGAGTTGCACTTGGAGGACTGTCAGCTCTCTGAGTTCCCTGAATCTCTGTCGTTTGTGAACTTCACATCGCTTTCGGTTCTTGATCTCTCTTTTAACAACTTCAACTCCACAATGCCTCAGTGGGTTTTCAACATCACAACTCTTCTTGAGCTCACGCTCATTCATTCTGAACTCAAGGGCTCCATTCCCGCTGTTGCAGAGGGTGCGCTTTGCAAACTGCGaaagataattttttccttaaatagcttgACAGGAAACATAAGCGAGCTTGCAGTGGGCTTGTCTGGGTGCAATAATAGCAACTTAGAGGAGCTAGATTTGTCGACCAACGAGTTCAACGGTCCGTTGCCCGACTCTCTGGGATTGCACAGATGTTTAAGAGTTCTTCGACTCTACCAAAATTCCTTCTGGGGACCGATCCCGAGTACTCTAGGAAATCTATCACGTTTGGTTGAGCTGGACTTGTCCTTCAATAACATGAATGGTACCATACCAGAAAGCATTGGACAACTGTCGAAGCTGACCACTTTGGGCCTTTATTCGAATTCTTGGGAAGGTCTCGTTACGGAAAGTCATCTCCGAAGTCTAAAAGAGTTGGAAATTCTCAAAATATCATCTTATCGGGGTAGTTCACTGAAGTTCAGATCCACCCATGGCTGGGTTCCTGAGTTCAATTTAAGTTTAATCGCAATTGAGAATTGCCAGTTGGGTCCAGAATTTCCCAAATGGCTGAAGAATCAGAAGAAACTGTCAAGCATGACCCTTTCAGGAGCTGCGATTTCGGGCACAGTGCCCGATTGGCTGTGGAAACTGTCGCAACAGCTTCAGATATTAGATCTTTCCGAAAATCAAATGGTGGGGAAACTTCCCAGATTcttagagttcgattttggagCACTAGTCAACTTAGCTTCCAACCGATTGGAGGGTTCATTTCCACTCTGGTCGGATGTGATTGCCCTCTCTTTGAGGAACAACTTGATTTCAGGACCTATCCCAGCAAATGTCAACCGCCACATGTCAGCCTTGGTTTTGCTGGATGTGTCGAACAACTCACTCACTGGAGACCTACCTTCTTCAGTGAGCAGGTTGGAGAATCTAATTTTTCTCGATTTATCAAACAATGCTCTCTCTGGAGATATTTATGCTGGGTGGAACATTATGCCGGGCATGACAATCTTGGATctttccaagaacaatttctccGGTCACATTCCCTGCCAAATGTGCTCGTTACTACCTTCCCTTGAATGGCTAAAGTTGAGCACCAACAATATTTCTGGAGAGTTACCCTCTTTCTTGTTAAACTGCACTCGCCTGCACACACTCGATCTAGGGGAAAACAGACTTCACGGGGTAATCCCGCAGTGGACTGAAAAAAGCCTCAATACGTTATCGGAATTGATCCTCCGGTCCAATAGTCTCAGCGGAAGAATTCCTGAACAACTGTGCAACTCTCTGAACCTGCATGTCTTGGACCTCGCCAATAACGACTTGTTCGGACCGATTCCCAGATGTTTCGGCAATATGTCAGGGATGAAATCTTTAGAGCCCCACAGTTGGTCACCCCGGTCATACAAAAGTCTTTACTTTGGAAGCATTGAGTTAAGCATGAAGGGAAGGTTGATGGAGTATTTCAAATTGATTCCACTAGTTAACATGATAGACCTTTCGAGAAATAACCTCTCAGGGGAAATTCCTCCAGAGATATCAAATCTCTCCACATTGAAGGCACTGATCTTGTCGAACAACCGACTGACGGGAAACATACCGAGCAACATATCAGAGTTGAAACAGTTGGAAACTCTTGACCTCTCATTCAACCACCTGTCAGGCCAAATTCCTCCTGGCATGTCCTCCATGACATTCTTGAATAGTTTGAACTTGTCATACAACAACTTGGACGGAGAAATTCCCGGAGGCACCCAGTTCACAACATTCTATCCATCCAGCTTTGAGGGAAATCTGGGCCTCCGTGGGCTTCCGTTGTTGCGAAATTGCTCAGCTCCGGGGCCGGACGCACCAAAACACGGCAAAGATAAAGGAAATGAGGAAGATGATCACGGAGAATTATGGTTCTATGCAAGCATCGTACTGGGATTTCTGGTGGGATTCTGGTCCGTTTGCGGCACACTGGTGATAAAAAGGTCCTGGAGACAAGCTTATTTTAGATTCGCGGATAAGATTAAGGACAAGCTCTATTTGACCGTCCAACTGAAAATAGCTCGTTTGCGGAGGAATTGGGAGAACGGAACCTGA
- the LOC104435656 gene encoding receptor-like protein EIX2 — MVTMKAFSLLLPLLSLPLLSQLLPLEANGITSNTTNCPVKEKRALLKLKAGLKDPSGWLSSWTGRDCCKWVGVSCDNDTGHVVKLDLRSPDICDDMGDDDDDASESAQEDYKPMCLSGQVSPSLLALKYLTYLDLSHNNFQGNPIPSFLGSLKTLTYLNLSQASFGGLIPPQLGNLSNLHYLDLTFDFYSRQELRVSDLNWLSGLFSLNYLNLEGVNLRKGSARWPEKLNMLSSLTELHLAGCQLSEFPESLSFVNFTSLSVLDLSSNNFNSTMPRWVFNITTLLQLTLIDSELKGPIPAVAEGALCKLQQLDLSFNNLTGDISELAVSLSGCKSSSLEKLDLSANKFNSPLPDSLGLHRCLRVLRLYQNSFWGPIPSSVGNLSRLVELDLSFNKMNGTIPESIGRLSKLTTLGLLSNSWEGIVTESHLRNLKELESLEISSYRASSLKFRSTRGWAPEFNLSSIMIKNCQLGPEFPEWLKNQKKLSSVTLSGAAISGTVPKWLWELSRQLGKLDLSQNRIVGKLPRFLEFGFEAIVNLASNRLEGSFPLWLNVNQLSLRNNLVSGTIPANVDRHMSALKYLDVANNSLNGDLPSSVSKLKNLVFLDLSNNALSGDIYVGWTVMPKLKILDLSKNNFSGHIPCQMCSLLPSLEWLELSTNNISGELPSCSLNCTRLYTLDLGKNRLHGIIPQWTKESLNSLSELILRSNSFSGRIPEQLCNSLNLHVLDLANNNLFGSIPRCFGNMLGMKSLEPYYQLPLEFHSFYSGSIELNMKGRSMEYNILIPLVNMIDLSRNNLSGEIPPEISNLSTLKALILSNNQLMGSIPGNISWLKQLETLDLSFNHLSGQIPSGMSSMTFLNGLNLSYNNLDGEIPGGNQFTTFGPSSFEGNPGLCGLPLWRNCSTPTGLDTQDHDGKDKGNEEDDHGELWFYASIVLGFLVGFWSVCGTLVIKRSWRQAYFRFADKMKDKLYLAVQLKTARLRRNWGNRA, encoded by the coding sequence ATGGTCACCATGAAAGCTTTCTCTCTACTTCTTCCACTTCTTTCTCTCCCCTTGCTCTCACagcttcttcctcttgaagCCAATGGAATAACCTCCAACACCACCAATTGCCCCGTGAAGGAAAAACGAGCCCTGTTGAAACTCAAAGCTGGTCTCAAAGACCCCTCCGGCTGGCTCTCTTCCTGGACCGGTCGAGATTGCTGCAAATGGGTCGGCGTGAGCTGCGACAACGACACAGGCCATGTTGTGAAGCTGGATCTCAGAAGCCCCGACATATGCGATGACATGggagatgatgacgatgatgctTCTGAATCTGCACAAGAAGATTACAAGCCGATGTGTCTGAGCGGCCAAGTAAGTCCTTCCTTGCTTGCTTTGAAGTACTTGACTTACTTGGATCTGAGCCACAACAATTTCCAAGGCAATCCCATTCCCAGTTTCTTAGGCTCTCTCAAGACGCTGACCTATCTTAATCTTTCCCAAGCATCATTTGGTGGATTAATCCCTCCCCAGTTGGGGAATCTCTCGAACTTGCACTATCTTGACCTCACTTTTGACTTCTATTCCCGTCAAGAGCTCCGAGTGTCGGATTTAAATTGGCTTTCTGGTCTCTTTTCTTTGAACTACCTTAACTTGGAAGGCGTCAATCTCCGGAAGGGATCCGCTCGTTGGCCGGAGAAACTCAACATGCTTTCTTCTCTAACGGAGTTGCACTTGGCGGGATGTCAGCTCTCCGAGTTCCCCGAATCTCTGTCATTTGTGAACTTCACATCACTTTCGGTTCTTGATCTCTCTTCTAACAACTTCAACTCGACAATGCCTCGGTGGGTTTTCAACATCACAACTCTTCTTCAGCTCACGCTCATTGATTCTGAACTCAAGGGCCCCATTCCCGCTGTTGCAGAGGGCGCGTTGTGCAAACTGCAGCAGCTGGACTTGTCCTTCAATAACTTGACAGGAGATATTAGCGAGCTTGCAGTGAGCTTGTCCGGGTGCAAGAGTAGCAGCTTAGAGAAGCTAGATTTGAGTGCCAACAAGTTCAACAGTCCGTTGCCCGACTCTTTGGGATTGCACAGATGTTTAAGAGTTCTTCGACTCTACCAAAATTCCTTTTGGGGGCCGATCCCGAGTTCTGTAGGAAATCTGTCACGTTTGGTTGAGCTGGACCTGTCCTTCAACAAGATGAATGGTACCATACCAGAAAGCATAGGACGACTCTCGAAGCTAACCACTTTGGGCCTACTCTCGAATTCTTGGGAAGGTATTGTTACGGAAAGTCATCTCCGGAATCTGAAAGAGTTGGAAAGTCTTGAAATATCATCTTATCGGGCTAGTTCACTGAAGTTCAGATCCACCCGTGGCTGGGCTCCTGAGTTCAATCTAAGTTCCATCATGATTAAGAATTGCCAGTTGGGTCCGGAATTCCCTGAATGGCTGAAGAATCAGAAGAAACTGTCAAGCGTGACCCTTTCAGGAGCTGCGATTTCGGGCACGGTGCCCAAGTGGCTGTGGGAACTGTCTCGACAGCTTGGCAAATTAGATCTTTCCCAAAATCGAATAGTGGGGAAACTTCCCAGATTCTTAGAGTTCGGTTTTGAAGCTATAGTCAACTTAGCTTCCAACCGGTTGGAGGGTTCATTTCCACTCTGGTTGAATGTGAATCAACTCTCTTTGAGGAACAACTTGGTTTCAGGAACAATCCCAGCAAATGTCGACCGCCACATGTCGGCCTTGAAGTACCTGGATGTGGCGAACAACTCACTCAACGGAGACCTCCCTTCTTCAGTGAGCAAGCTGAAGAATCtggtttttcttgatttatcgAACAACGCTCTCTCTGGAGATATTTACGTGGGATGGACCGTTATGCCAAAACTGAAGATCTTGGATctttccaagaacaatttctctGGTCACATTCCCTGCCAAATGTGCTCGTTACTACCTTCCCTTGAATGGCTGGAGCTGAGCACCAACAATATTTCCGGAGAGTTACCCTCTTGCTCGTTAAACTGCACTCGTCTGTACACACTCGATCTAGGGAAAAACAGACTTCACGGGATAATACCGCAGTGGACTAAAGAGAGCCTCAATTCCTTATCGGAATTGATCCTCCGGTCCAATAGTTTCAGTGGAAGAATTCCTGAACAACTGTGCAACTCTCTGAACCTCCATGTCTTGGACCTCGCCAATAACAATTTGTTTGGATCAATTCCCAGGTGTTTCGGCAATATGTTAGGGATGAAATCTTTGGAGCCTTACTATCAGTTACCCCTGGAATTCCATAGTTTTTACTCTGGAAGCATCGAGTTAAACATGAAGGGAAGGTCGATGGAGTATAACATATTGATTCCGCTGGTGAACATGATAGACCTTTCGAGAAATAACCTCTCAGGGGAAATTCCTCCAGAGATATCAAATCTCTCGACATTGAAGGCACTGATCTTGTCGAACAACCAACTGATGGGAAGCATACCGGGCAACATATCGTGGTTGAAACAGTTGGAAACTCTCGACCTCTCATTCAACCACCTGTCAGGCCAAATTCCTTCTGGCATGTCCTCCATGACATTCTTGAATGGTTTGAACTTGTCATACAACAACTTGGACGGAGAAATTCCCGGAGGCAACCAGTTCACAACATTCGGTCCATCCAGCTTTGAGGGAAATCCAGGCCTCTGCGGGCTTCCGTTGTGGAGAAATTGCTCAACTCCAACGGGGCTGGACACACAAGATCATGACGGCAAAGATAAAGGAAACGAGGAAGATGATCACGGAGAATTATGGTTCTACGCAAGCATCGTGCTAGGATTTCTGGTGGGATTTTGGTCCGTTTGTGGCACGCTGGTGATAAAAAGGTCCTGGAGACAAGCTTATTTTAGATTCGCGGATAAGATGAAGGACAAGCTCTATTTGGCCGTCCAACTGAAAACAGCTCGCTTGCGGCGGAACTGGGGGAATAGAGCCTGA
- the LOC120290791 gene encoding receptor-like protein EIX2: protein MITMKAFFLLLPLLSLPLLSQLLSLKANGISSNTTNCPVKERRALLKLKAGLKDPSGWLSSWTGRDCCEWVGVSCDNDTGRVVKLDLRSPDICDDIVDDDNGAPESALEDYKPMCLSGQVSPSLLALKYLTYLDLSHNNFQGNPIPSFLGSLKTLTYLNLSQASFGGLVPPQLGNLSNLRYLDLTLNFYSRQELRVSDLNWLSGLSSLNYLNLEGVDLRKGSARWLENVNMLPSLMELHLEDCQLSEFPESLSFVNFTSLSVLDLSFNNFNSTMPRWVFNITTLLELTLMDSELKGSIPAVAEGALCKLRKIILSLNSLTGNISELAAGLSGCINSNLEELDLWSNKFNGPLPDSLGLHRYLRLLHLSHNSFWGPIPSSLGNLSRLVELGLSFNNMNGTIPESIGRLSKLTTLDLYSNSWEGLVTESHLQNLKELEILKISSHWANSLKFRSTRGWVPEFNLSSIAIKNCHLGPEFPKWLKNQKKLSSITLSGAAISGTVPDWLWELSRQLWKLDLSQNRLVGKLPRLLDFGFEPMVNLASNRLEGSFPLWSNVIQLYLKNNFVSGPIPANVDRHMSALTYLDVSNNSLTGDLPSSVSRLKNLVYLDLSNNALTGDIYAGWIVMPKLKFLDLSKNNFSGHIPCQMCSLLPLLEWLKLSTNNISGELPSCPLNCTCLYTLDLGKNRLHGRIPQWTEESLNTLSELILESNSFSGRIPEQLCNSLNLHVLDLANNDLFGSIPRCFGNMSGMKSLQLYYRFPPEFRSFFSRKIELIMKGRSMEYDELIPLVNMIDLSRNNLSGEIPPEISNLSTLRALNLSNNQLTGTIPGNISGLKQLETLDLSSNRLSGQIPPGMSSMTFLNSLNLSHNNLDGEIPKGNQFTTFNPSSFEGNSGLCGLPLLRNCSTPTGPDAQDHDSEDKGNEEDHHGQLWFYASIVLGFLVGFWSVCGTLVIKSSWRQAYFRLADKMMDKIYLAVQLKTARLRRNWENRT from the coding sequence ATGATCACCATGAAAGCTTTCTTTCTACTTCTTCCACTTCTTTCTCTCCCCTTGCTTTCACAGCTTCTTTCCCTTAAAGCCAATGGAATAAGCTCCAACACCACCAATTGCCCCGTAAAGGAAAGACGAGCCCTCTTGAAACTCAAAGCTGGTCTCAAAGACCCTTCCGGCTGGCTCTCTTCCTGGACTGGCCGCGATTGCTGCGAATGGGTTGGCGTGAGCTGTGACAACGACACGGGCCGTGTTGTGAAGTTGGATCTCAGAAGCCCCGACATATGCGATGACATTGTAGATGATGACAACGGTGCTCCTGAATCTGCACTAGAAGATTACAAGCCCATGTGTCTGAGCGGCCAAGTAAGTCCTTCCTTGCTTGCTTTGAAGTACTTGACTTACTTGGATCTGAGCCACAACAATTTCCAAGGCAATCCCATTCCCAGTTTCTTAGGCTCTCTCAAGACGCTGACCTATCTTAATCTCTCCCAAGCATCATTTGGTGGATTAGTCCCTCCCCAATTAGGGAATCTCTCGAACTTGCGCTATCTTGACCtcactttaaacttttattCCCGTCAAGAGCTCCGAGTGTCGGATTTAAATTGGCTTTCTGGTCTCTCTTCTTTGAACTACCTTAACTTGGAAGGCGTCGATCTCCGGAAGGGATCTGCTCGTTGGCTGGAGAACGTTAACATGCTTCCTTCTCTGATGGAGTTGCACTTGGAGGACTGTCAGCTCTCTGAGTTCCCTGAATCTCTGTCGTTTGTGAACTTCACATCGCTTTCGGTTCTTGATCTCTCTTTTAACAACTTCAACTCCACAATGCCTCGGTGGGTTTTCAACATCACAACTCTTCTTGAGCTCACGCTCATGGATTCTGAACTCAAGGGCTCTATTCCCGCTGTTGCAGAGGGTGCGCTTTGCAAACTGCGAAAGATAATTTTGTCCTTAAATAGCTTGACAGGAAACATAAGCGAGCTTGCAGCGGGCTTGTCTGGGTGCATTAATAGCAACTTAGAGGAGCTAGATTTGTGGAGCAACAAGTTCAACGGTCCGTTGCCCGACTCTCTGGGATTGCACAGATATTTAAGACTTCTTCATCTCTCCCATAATTCCTTCTGGGGACCGATCCCGAGTTCTCTAGGAAATCTATCACGTTTGGTTGAGCTGGGCTTGTCCTTCAATAACATGAATGGTACCATACCAGAAAGCATTGGACGACTGTCGAAGCTGACCACTTTGGACCTATATTCGAATTCCTGGGAAGGTCTTGTCACGGAAAGTCATCTCCAGAATCTAAAAGAGTTGGAAATTCTCAAAATATCATCTCATTGGGCTAATTCACTGAAGTTCAGATCCACCCGTGGCTGGGTACCTGAGTTCAATTTAAGTTCCATCGCAATTAAGAATTGCCATTTGGGTCCGGAATTTCCCAAATGGCTGAAGAATCAGAAGAAACTGTCAAGCATAACCCTTTCAGGAGCTGCGATTTCGGGCACGGTGCCTGATTGGCTGTGGGAACTGTCTCGACAACTTTGGAAATTAGATCTTTCCCAAAATCGATTAGTCGGGAAACTTCCCAGACTCTTAGATTTTGGTTTTGAACCTATGGTCAACTTAGCTTCCAACCGGTTGGAAGGTTCATTTCCACTCTGGTCGAATGTGATTCAACTCTATTTGAAGAACAACTTCGTTTCAGGACCTATCCCAGCAAATGTCGACCGCCACATGTCAGCCTTAACGTACCTGGATGTGTCGAACAACTCACTCACCGGAGACCTACCTTCTTCAGTGAGCAGGCTGAAGAATCTGGTTTATCTCGATTTATCGAACAACGCTCTCACTGGAGATATTTATGCCGGGTGGATCGTTATGCCGAAACTGAAGTTCTTGGATctttccaagaacaatttctccGGTCACATTCCCTGCCAAATGTGCTCGTTACTACCTCTCCTTGAATGGCTAAAGCTGAGCACCAACAATATTTCTGGAGAGTTACCCTCTTGCCCGTTAAATTGCACTTGCTTGTACACACTCGATCTAGGGAAAAACAGACTTCACGGGAGAATACCGCAGTGGACTGAAGAAAGCCTCAATACGTTATCCGAATTGATCCTCGAGTCCAATAGTTTCAGTGGAAGAATTCCTGAACAACTGTGCAACTCTCTGAACCTGCATGTCTTGGACCTCGCCAATAacgatttgttcggatcaattCCCAGATGTTTCGGCAATATGTCAGGGATGAAATCTTTACAGCTTTACTATCGGTTCCCCCCGGAATTCCGTAGTTTCTTCTCTAGAAAGATTGAGTTAATCATGAAGGGAAGGTCGATGGAGTATGACGAATTGATTCCGCTGGTGAACATGATAGACCTTTCAAGAAATAACCTCTCCGGGGAAATTCCTCCAGAGATATCAAATCTCTCAACATTGAGGGCACTGAATTTGTCGAACAACCAACTGACGGGAACCATACCGGGCAACATATCAGGGTTGAAACAGTTGGAAACTCTCGACCTCTCATCCAACCGCCTGTCAGGCCAAATTCCTCCCGGCATGTCTTCCATGACATTCTTGAACAGTTTGAACTTGTCACACAACAACTTGGACGGAGAAATTCCCAAAGGCAACCAGTTCACAACGTTCAATCCATCCAGCTTTGAGGGAAATTCGGGCCTCTGCGGGCTTCCGTTGTTGCGGAATTGCTCAACTCCAACGGGGCCGGACGCACAAGATCATGACAGTGAAGATAAAGGAAATGAGGAAGATCATCACGGACAATTATGGTTTTATGCAAGCATCGTACTGGGATTTCTGGTGGGATTCTGGTCTGTTTGCGGCACACTGGTGATAAAAAGTTCCTGGAGACAAGCTTATTTTAGATTGGCTGATAAGATGATGGACAAGATTTATTTGGCCGTCCAACTGAAAACAGCTCGTTTGCGGAGGAATTGGGAGAACAGAACCTGA